One stretch of Vogesella indigofera DNA includes these proteins:
- a CDS encoding ABC transporter ATP-binding protein, with translation MIEFSLQKTRHGANGQLQLDVAATLAAGSFTVLSGASGAGKTTLLRLLAGLETADDGWLRVNGADWLRANHSLPVQQRRIGMVFQDYALFPHLSVADNIAFGAARGDGALVRELLEVCGLAALARQRPAQLSGGQKQRVALARALAMRPTLLLLDEPLSALDHGLRRELQRMLRDMHQRFALTTVMVSHDLGEIFAVADQVLQLEHGRISAQGTPAQVFLQTPRDSSRVALHGEVLACQPADVMWRVTVLIAGELVEVLLSAQDAATLSAGQRIRLSAGALQPG, from the coding sequence ATGATCGAATTTTCGCTGCAGAAAACCCGCCACGGCGCCAACGGCCAGTTGCAGCTGGACGTCGCCGCCACGCTGGCCGCCGGCAGTTTTACCGTACTCAGCGGCGCGTCCGGCGCCGGCAAGACCACGCTGCTGCGGCTGCTGGCCGGGCTGGAAACGGCCGATGATGGCTGGCTGCGGGTGAACGGCGCCGACTGGCTGCGCGCAAACCACAGCCTGCCGGTGCAGCAGCGCCGTATCGGCATGGTGTTCCAGGATTACGCACTGTTTCCGCACCTTAGCGTGGCCGACAACATCGCCTTTGGCGCCGCACGCGGCGATGGCGCACTGGTGCGGGAACTGCTGGAAGTGTGCGGGCTGGCGGCGCTGGCACGGCAGCGCCCGGCGCAGCTGTCCGGCGGCCAGAAGCAGCGCGTGGCGCTGGCGCGGGCGCTGGCGATGCGGCCAACCTTGCTGTTGCTGGACGAGCCGCTGTCGGCACTGGATCACGGCCTGCGCCGTGAGCTGCAGCGGATGTTGCGTGACATGCACCAGCGCTTTGCACTGACCACGGTGATGGTCAGCCACGATCTGGGCGAGATCTTCGCGGTGGCCGACCAGGTGCTGCAGCTGGAGCACGGCCGCATCAGCGCGCAGGGCACACCGGCGCAGGTGTTTTTGCAGACGCCGCGCGACAGCAGTCGCGTCGCGCTGCACGGCGAGGTGCTGGCCTGCCAGCCGGCCGACGTGATGTGGCGGGTGACGGTGCTGATCGCCGGCGAGCTGGTGGAAGTGCTACTCAGCGC
- the modB gene encoding molybdate ABC transporter permease subunit, translated as MSGLDLAPLWLTFRLAATTTLLLLLLGLPLAAWLAHSRSRLRPLVDTLVAMPLVLPPSVLGFYLLLALSPANAPGAWLREAFGVNLVFSFAGLVIGSVLFSLPFMVQPVAAALSGLPPSLREAAWTMGKSRLSTLLRVELPCVRPALVAGVVMSFAHTVGEFGLVLMIGGNIPGVTRVASIAVYNEVEALNYPAAHAYAAILCAFSFAVVLLVNLLRRRAERIA; from the coding sequence ATGAGCGGACTCGATCTCGCCCCGCTGTGGCTGACCTTCCGGCTGGCGGCGACCACTACCCTGCTTCTGCTGCTGCTCGGTCTGCCGCTGGCGGCGTGGCTGGCGCACAGCCGATCGCGGCTGCGGCCGCTGGTAGACACGCTGGTGGCGATGCCGCTGGTGCTGCCGCCGTCGGTGCTCGGCTTCTACCTGCTGCTGGCACTGTCGCCGGCCAATGCGCCCGGCGCCTGGCTGCGAGAGGCATTCGGCGTCAACCTGGTGTTTTCCTTTGCCGGGCTGGTGATCGGCTCGGTGCTGTTCAGCCTGCCGTTCATGGTGCAGCCGGTGGCGGCGGCGCTCAGCGGCTTGCCGCCCAGCCTGCGCGAGGCGGCCTGGACCATGGGCAAATCACGGCTCTCCACCCTGCTGCGCGTCGAGCTGCCCTGCGTGCGGCCGGCACTGGTGGCCGGCGTGGTGATGAGCTTTGCCCACACCGTCGGTGAATTCGGCCTGGTACTGATGATAGGCGGCAACATCCCCGGCGTGACGCGGGTGGCGTCGATCGCGGTCTACAACGAGGTCGAGGCGCTGAACTACCCGGCCGCCCACGCCTACGCCGCCATCCTGTGCGCGTTCTCCTTTGCCGTGGTCTTGCTGGTCAACCTGTTGCGCCGCCGCGCGGAGCGTATCGCATGA
- a CDS encoding TOBE domain-containing protein, with product MNRLPATIHALHSADGLHLLELTLCGQPCTAFASAALPPWQAGQTVEVLFRELDVALSTAPCPTLSIRNSLPCHIVAIRHGELFSDVTLHSAGATLHAVITRRSCDSLALHEGMTVYALIKSNALQLLEPAP from the coding sequence ATGAACCGGCTGCCGGCCACCATCCACGCGCTGCACAGCGCCGACGGCCTGCACCTGCTGGAGCTGACGCTGTGCGGCCAACCTTGCACCGCGTTTGCCAGTGCCGCATTGCCGCCGTGGCAGGCCGGGCAAACGGTGGAGGTGCTGTTCCGCGAGCTGGACGTGGCGCTATCCACCGCGCCCTGCCCGACGCTGAGCATCCGCAACAGCCTGCCGTGCCACATCGTGGCCATCCGCCACGGCGAGCTGTTCAGTGATGTCACGCTGCACAGCGCCGGCGCCACCCTGCACGCGGTGATTACCCGCCGCTCCTGCGACTCGCTGGCGCTGCATGAGGGCATGACGGTGTACGCGCTGATCAAGTCCAACGCGCTGCAACTGCTGGAGCCGGCACCATGA
- the modA gene encoding molybdate ABC transporter substrate-binding protein, whose translation MKPTLLCSLLALCATSLANAAPVQVAVAANVQYAFADIAASFSRDTGIAVQPSFASSGKFATQIMNGAPFELFLSADNEFPQKLAQAGFTLQAPKSYALGALVLWSKDPQFNTKQWQQWLAAGSGKIAIANPRTAPYGSEALRVLDYYRLSASVTPRLVSGDNIAQAAQFVDSGAAQAGFVAKALVLAPQMKDIGRWVDIPAASHQPIVQDMVLLKPAAANPDARKLFDYLSGPAARQILQRYGYRLP comes from the coding sequence ATGAAACCTACCCTGCTGTGCAGTCTGCTGGCGCTGTGCGCCACCTCTCTCGCCAACGCCGCGCCGGTACAGGTGGCGGTGGCGGCCAACGTGCAGTATGCGTTTGCCGACATCGCCGCCAGCTTCAGCCGCGACACCGGCATCGCGGTGCAACCGTCGTTCGCCTCTTCCGGCAAGTTCGCCACCCAGATCATGAACGGCGCACCGTTCGAGCTGTTCCTGTCCGCCGACAACGAGTTTCCGCAAAAGCTGGCGCAGGCCGGCTTTACGCTGCAGGCACCGAAAAGCTACGCGCTGGGCGCGCTGGTGCTGTGGTCGAAAGACCCGCAATTCAATACCAAGCAGTGGCAGCAGTGGCTGGCGGCCGGCAGCGGCAAGATCGCCATCGCCAATCCGCGCACCGCGCCCTACGGCAGCGAAGCGCTGCGGGTGCTGGACTACTACCGGCTAAGCGCCAGCGTCACGCCGCGGCTGGTCAGCGGCGACAACATCGCGCAGGCGGCGCAGTTCGTCGACAGCGGCGCGGCGCAGGCCGGCTTTGTCGCCAAGGCGCTGGTGCTGGCGCCGCAGATGAAGGACATCGGCCGCTGGGTGGACATCCCCGCCGCCAGCCACCAGCCCATCGTGCAGGACATGGTGCTGCTGAAACCGGCGGCAGCCAACCCAGACGCGCGCAAGCTGTTCGACTACCTGTCCGGCCCGGCCGCGCGGCAGATCCTGCAGCGCTACGGCTACCGCCTGCCATGA
- a CDS encoding TOBE domain-containing protein encodes MSELLQPFAGKGTGQRIALLRAIREHGSISAAARQCQLSYKAAWQHIDNINNLSPQPLVARLTGGKGGGGTRLTALGEQLLDAWEKTGVALQAGSQQERQTLALLARLAVRTSARNQLAGEISHIQRGAVNDTITLRLPGGSQLQAQITRESCDELALHEGGHAIALIKASWVTLALPQAAAQIAIANRLPGKVGRITAGLVNSEVIVTLPGGYSLCAMVDNDSLASLAIAVDDAVCALFSSQSVILGILD; translated from the coding sequence ATGAGCGAGTTGCTGCAACCCTTCGCCGGCAAGGGCACCGGCCAGCGCATCGCGCTGTTGCGCGCCATCCGCGAGCACGGCTCGATCAGCGCCGCCGCGCGCCAGTGCCAGCTCAGCTACAAGGCGGCGTGGCAGCACATCGACAACATCAACAACCTCAGTCCGCAACCGCTGGTGGCGCGGCTGACCGGCGGCAAGGGCGGCGGCGGCACGCGGCTGACCGCGCTGGGCGAACAGCTGCTGGACGCGTGGGAGAAAACCGGCGTCGCGCTGCAGGCCGGCTCGCAGCAGGAGCGGCAGACGCTGGCGCTGCTGGCCCGGCTGGCGGTGCGTACCTCGGCGCGTAACCAGCTGGCCGGCGAAATCAGCCACATCCAGCGCGGCGCGGTCAACGACACCATCACCCTGCGCCTACCCGGCGGCAGCCAGCTGCAGGCACAGATCACCCGCGAAAGCTGCGACGAGCTGGCACTGCACGAAGGCGGCCACGCCATCGCGCTGATCAAGGCGTCGTGGGTCACCCTGGCGCTACCGCAGGCGGCGGCGCAGATCGCCATCGCCAACCGCCTGCCGGGCAAGGTTGGCCGCATCACCGCCGGCCTGGTCAACAGCGAGGTGATCGTCACCCTGCCCGGCGGCTACAGCCTGTGCGCGATGGTCGACAACGACAGCCTGGCCAGCCTCGCCATCGCGGTAGACGACGCGGTGTGCGCGCTATTCTCGTCCCAGAGCGTGATTCTGGGCATACTCGACTAA
- a CDS encoding response regulator translates to MSTAIRILLVDDHTLFRSGLKALLQRQPDFEVIGEAADGLEGVKQAELLKPDVVLLDLDMPVMHGRDALSQILVTQPQLAVLMLTVSEDGEDLAECMKSGARGYLLKNINADFLLSSIRRAVDGDSVLSPEMTAKLVARLRAPVAEPRNQELDSLTPRERETLSYLASGASNKEIARALDLAESTIKVHVQNILRKLSLSSRVQAAVYAVEHGLDKA, encoded by the coding sequence ATGAGTACTGCCATCCGTATCTTACTGGTCGACGACCACACACTGTTCCGCAGCGGCCTCAAGGCGCTGCTGCAACGCCAGCCGGATTTCGAGGTCATCGGCGAGGCCGCCGACGGGCTGGAAGGCGTCAAGCAGGCCGAACTGCTCAAGCCCGACGTGGTGCTGCTGGATCTGGACATGCCGGTAATGCACGGTCGCGACGCGCTGTCGCAAATTCTGGTCACCCAGCCGCAGCTGGCGGTGCTGATGCTGACCGTGTCCGAGGACGGAGAAGACCTCGCCGAGTGCATGAAGAGCGGCGCGCGCGGCTACCTGCTGAAGAACATCAACGCCGACTTCCTGCTCAGCAGCATCCGCCGCGCGGTGGACGGTGACAGCGTGCTGTCACCGGAGATGACCGCCAAGCTGGTGGCGCGCCTGCGCGCACCGGTCGCCGAACCGCGCAACCAGGAGCTGGACAGCCTGACGCCGCGCGAGCGCGAAACGCTCAGCTACCTTGCCTCCGGCGCCAGCAACAAGGAAATCGCCCGTGCGCTGGACTTGGCGGAAAGCACCATCAAGGTGCACGTACAGAATATCCTGCGCAAGCTGAGCCTGAGCAGCCGGGTGCAGGCGGCGGTGTACGCGGTGGAGCACGGCCTGGACAAGGCCTGA
- a CDS encoding type IV pili methyl-accepting chemotaxis transducer N-terminal domain-containing protein, giving the protein MPLPTPPSVRSLSSKLLILTIVWLVLAMTSIGYTLVLSWKLEGGAAAINDAGSLRMRSYRVALLVSEGADPAQVQQEAAQFSDTMARLRKGDPARPLFLPDNVEVRSQAAEIARYWQHEMLPKMAQAQLDPRRNTTRVDLGAFVNRIDKLVRLVEEDNARNTTLLRFFQMTLMAMAIIGAITMMYLMFLLIIRPLNELGEAIVQVRDGELATRVPVVGNDEFAILSAGFNQMAGRLQELYATLEDKVRDKTRSLDEKNRQLTTLYGVTTYLHESHDLNTMCKGFIERLIQLTNADAASVRIVDSKRGKLEPVAQIGLPDGMIHTHDCAHIDSCYCGAAVDQPSSVIRLFRELPQKEQKHCERAGFRSVSIFHIRVNQQNVGIFTLYFRDDTRLSAQEQFLIETLGSHLGVAIENLRLAARDRQFAVSEERNLMAQGLHDSIAQSLSFLNLQVQMLESALGDTQDEQARENLAFIKTGVQECYEDVRELLLNFRTRISKEDFPDAVNTLLKRFEQQARVLTQYQLRGNGLPLNPEQQLQVIFILQEALSNVRKHAQAHRVDIDIDNHDDFVMRISDDGCGFDAAVLAARQARHVGMSIMQERASRINARIQIENRDGGGTTVTLTLPHTERQAA; this is encoded by the coding sequence ATGCCCCTGCCCACCCCCCCCTCCGTGCGCAGCCTGTCCAGCAAGCTGCTGATTCTCACCATCGTCTGGCTGGTGCTGGCGATGACCTCCATCGGCTACACCCTGGTGCTGTCCTGGAAACTGGAAGGCGGCGCCGCCGCCATCAACGATGCCGGCAGCTTGCGCATGCGCAGCTACCGCGTCGCGCTGCTGGTCAGCGAAGGCGCCGATCCGGCCCAGGTTCAGCAAGAAGCAGCCCAGTTCAGCGATACCATGGCGCGACTGCGCAAGGGCGACCCGGCTCGACCGCTGTTCCTGCCCGACAATGTCGAAGTACGCTCGCAGGCGGCGGAAATCGCCCGCTACTGGCAGCACGAGATGCTGCCGAAAATGGCGCAGGCGCAGCTCGACCCGCGGCGCAATACCACCCGCGTCGACCTGGGCGCCTTCGTCAACCGCATCGACAAGCTGGTGCGACTGGTAGAGGAAGACAACGCGCGCAATACCACGCTGCTGCGCTTCTTCCAGATGACGCTGATGGCGATGGCCATCATCGGTGCCATCACCATGATGTACCTGATGTTCCTGCTGATCATCCGCCCGCTGAACGAGCTGGGCGAGGCCATCGTGCAGGTGCGCGATGGCGAGCTGGCGACCCGGGTGCCGGTAGTCGGCAACGACGAATTCGCCATCCTGTCCGCCGGTTTCAACCAGATGGCCGGCCGCCTTCAAGAGCTGTACGCGACGCTGGAAGACAAGGTGCGCGACAAGACGCGCTCGCTGGACGAGAAAAACCGCCAGCTGACCACGCTGTACGGCGTCACCACCTACCTGCACGAGTCGCACGATCTCAACACCATGTGCAAGGGCTTCATCGAGCGCCTGATCCAGCTGACCAATGCCGACGCCGCCAGCGTGCGCATCGTCGACAGCAAGCGCGGCAAGCTGGAGCCGGTGGCGCAGATCGGCTTGCCGGACGGCATGATCCACACCCACGACTGCGCCCACATCGACAGCTGCTACTGCGGCGCCGCCGTCGATCAGCCCAGCTCGGTGATCCGCCTGTTCCGCGAGCTGCCGCAAAAGGAGCAGAAACACTGCGAGCGCGCCGGCTTCCGCAGCGTGTCGATCTTCCACATTCGCGTCAACCAGCAGAACGTCGGCATCTTCACCCTCTATTTCCGTGACGACACCCGCCTCAGTGCGCAGGAGCAGTTCCTGATCGAGACGCTGGGTAGCCACCTCGGCGTCGCCATCGAGAACCTGCGTCTCGCCGCCCGCGACCGCCAGTTTGCGGTCTCGGAAGAGCGCAACCTGATGGCGCAGGGCCTGCACGACAGCATCGCGCAGTCGCTGTCCTTCCTCAACCTGCAGGTGCAGATGCTGGAGAGCGCGCTCGGCGACACCCAGGACGAGCAGGCGCGCGAAAACCTGGCCTTCATCAAGACCGGGGTGCAGGAGTGCTACGAGGACGTGCGCGAGCTGCTGCTCAACTTCCGCACCCGCATCAGCAAGGAAGACTTCCCCGACGCGGTCAACACCCTGCTCAAGCGCTTCGAGCAGCAGGCACGGGTGCTGACCCAGTACCAGCTGCGCGGCAACGGCCTGCCGCTGAACCCGGAACAGCAGCTGCAGGTGATCTTCATCCTGCAGGAGGCGCTGTCCAACGTGCGCAAGCACGCGCAGGCACACCGCGTCGACATCGACATCGACAATCACGACGACTTCGTGATGCGCATCAGCGACGACGGCTGCGGCTTTGACGCCGCGGTACTGGCCGCGCGCCAGGCACGCCACGTCGGCATGTCCATCATGCAAGAGCGGGCATCGCGCATCAACGCCCGCATCCAGATCGAAAACCGGGACGGCGGCGGCACCACCGTCACCCTCACCCTGCCGCACACAGAAAGACAAGCCGCATGA
- the moaC gene encoding cyclic pyranopterin monophosphate synthase MoaC, with amino-acid sequence MNPLTHFNAAGQAHMVDVGDKPETRRVAVATGHITMLPATFALLQGGNAKKGDVIGIARLAAIQGTKQTANLIPLCHPLALTRVNVDFSVDEALSRVHIFVTSETVGRTGVEMEALSGVMAGLLTVYDMLKAVDRGMQIDGVRLLEKQGGKSGHWQADSNDSALRDQC; translated from the coding sequence ATGAATCCGCTTACCCATTTCAATGCCGCCGGCCAGGCCCATATGGTCGACGTCGGCGACAAGCCGGAAACCCGCCGCGTGGCGGTGGCCACCGGCCATATCACCATGCTGCCAGCCACCTTTGCGCTGCTGCAGGGCGGCAATGCCAAGAAGGGCGACGTCATCGGCATCGCCCGTCTGGCCGCCATCCAGGGCACCAAGCAAACCGCGAACCTGATCCCGCTGTGCCACCCGTTGGCGCTGACCCGCGTCAACGTCGATTTTAGCGTGGATGAGGCGCTGTCGCGGGTACACATTTTTGTTACCAGCGAGACCGTAGGCCGTACCGGCGTGGAAATGGAAGCGCTCAGCGGCGTGATGGCCGGTCTGCTCACCGTCTACGACATGCTGAAGGCGGTAGACCGCGGCATGCAGATCGACGGCGTACGCCTGCTGGAAAAACAAGGCGGCAAGAGCGGCCACTGGCAAGCCGACAGCAACGATTCTGCGCTGCGCGACCAGTGCTGA
- the mobB gene encoding molybdopterin-guanine dinucleotide biosynthesis protein B, with protein sequence MQKVLGIAGWSGSGKTTLIGALLPLLAARGLTVSVIKHSHHDIELDVAGKDSQRHRASGAHEVMVVSPYRFGLFAETPQALTLEQQLSRLAAVDLVLLEGQKTLPVPRIEVHRSACAKPWLYPDDPFVIALASDCAAETDLPQLPLDDHAAIADFIVNWLKGSA encoded by the coding sequence ATGCAAAAAGTGCTGGGCATTGCCGGCTGGTCCGGCAGTGGCAAAACCACGCTGATCGGCGCATTGTTGCCGCTACTGGCCGCGCGCGGACTGACGGTGTCGGTGATCAAGCACAGCCATCACGATATCGAGCTGGACGTGGCCGGCAAGGACAGCCAGCGTCACCGCGCCAGCGGCGCGCACGAGGTGATGGTGGTATCGCCCTACCGTTTCGGACTGTTTGCCGAGACCCCGCAAGCGCTGACGCTGGAGCAGCAGCTGTCAAGGTTGGCCGCAGTCGACCTGGTGCTGCTGGAAGGCCAGAAAACGCTGCCGGTGCCGCGCATCGAGGTGCACCGCAGCGCCTGCGCCAAGCCGTGGCTGTACCCGGACGACCCGTTCGTGATCGCGCTGGCCAGCGACTGCGCCGCCGAAACCGATTTGCCGCAATTGCCGCTGGACGATCACGCCGCGATTGCCGATTTTATTGTCAACTGGCTGAAGGGTTCTGCATGA
- a CDS encoding MoaD/ThiS family protein, producing MSITLLYFGVLKDTLGCSTETLAWAGGTSATLLDVLRGRGEDWSQALAPGKVFRLVVNQQIVRGDVAIPDGAEVGILPPVTGG from the coding sequence ATGAGCATCACGCTACTGTATTTTGGTGTCCTCAAGGACACGCTGGGCTGCAGCACGGAAACGCTGGCCTGGGCCGGCGGTACCTCCGCCACCTTGCTGGACGTGCTGCGCGGCCGTGGCGAGGACTGGTCACAGGCACTGGCGCCGGGCAAGGTGTTCCGCCTGGTGGTCAACCAGCAGATCGTGCGCGGCGACGTGGCGATTCCGGACGGTGCCGAAGTCGGCATCCTGCCGCCCGTGACCGGGGGCTGA
- a CDS encoding molybdenum cofactor biosynthesis protein MoaE has product MYCDITVQSAAFDLGAEELALRAHAGDAGALVAFQGMVRAHDEATPLAALFLEHYPGVTEAEIRRIAEQAAARWPLSACRVIHRVGALAPGEPIVLVIIAAGHRAGAFAAAEYLMDYLKTQAPFWKREDFVDGSSRWVEAKASDDAACGRWHD; this is encoded by the coding sequence ATGTACTGCGACATTACCGTACAAAGCGCCGCCTTCGACCTTGGCGCCGAAGAGCTGGCGCTGCGCGCGCACGCCGGCGACGCCGGGGCGCTGGTGGCCTTCCAGGGCATGGTGCGTGCCCACGACGAAGCAACGCCGCTGGCGGCACTGTTTCTCGAGCACTATCCCGGCGTGACCGAGGCCGAAATCCGCCGCATCGCCGAGCAGGCCGCCGCGCGCTGGCCGCTGAGCGCCTGTCGCGTCATCCACCGCGTCGGGGCGCTGGCGCCGGGTGAGCCCATCGTGCTGGTGATCATCGCCGCCGGCCACCGTGCCGGCGCCTTCGCCGCCGCCGAATACCTGATGGACTACCTGAAAACGCAGGCCCCGTTCTGGAAACGCGAGGATTTTGTCGACGGCAGCAGCCGCTGGGTCGAAGCCAAGGCCAGCGACGACGCGGCATGCGGGCGCTGGCATGACTGA
- the mobA gene encoding molybdenum cofactor guanylyltransferase MobA produces the protein MTEQVAVLLLAGGEGRRMGGQDKGLLPWCGQPLYRHVLARLAPQAGWLAISANRHLADYTASGHAVFADEAAWQGMGPLAGVATLADKLPDGIDYVQLVPCDAPLLPADLVARQLAILQAERRADACCPYTINGPQPVCALLRRSALARLPDYLASGGRSLRGFLALLDCRIVNFDDTRAFSNLNDPQSLAQLGQ, from the coding sequence ATGACTGAACAGGTGGCAGTGCTGCTGCTGGCCGGGGGCGAAGGCCGGCGTATGGGCGGTCAGGACAAGGGCTTGCTGCCGTGGTGCGGCCAACCTTTATACCGCCACGTGCTGGCACGGCTGGCGCCGCAGGCCGGCTGGCTGGCGATCAGCGCCAACCGTCATCTGGCTGACTACACCGCCAGCGGCCACGCCGTGTTTGCCGACGAGGCCGCCTGGCAGGGCATGGGGCCACTGGCCGGGGTCGCCACCCTGGCGGACAAGCTGCCGGACGGCATCGACTACGTGCAGCTGGTGCCGTGCGATGCGCCCTTGCTGCCGGCCGATCTGGTGGCGCGGCAGCTGGCCATCCTGCAGGCAGAGCGTCGCGCCGACGCCTGCTGTCCCTACACCATCAACGGGCCGCAGCCGGTGTGTGCGCTGCTGCGCCGCAGTGCGCTGGCGCGGCTGCCGGACTATCTGGCCAGCGGCGGACGCAGCCTGCGCGGTTTTCTCGCATTGCTGGATTGCCGCATCGTCAATTTCGACGACACCCGCGCCTTCAGCAATCTCAACGACCCGCAATCGCTGGCCCAGCTCGGCCAGTAG
- a CDS encoding carbonic anhydrase produces MPLADPLLEGFRRFQQQYFSPDNDLFAALRHGQHPVTLVIACCDSRVHPPALMGSQPGEMFVIRNVANLVPPCSPDNQHASVAAALEFAVLNLQVARIIVMGHAGCGGIRALMQRSTPQDSALTRWLDIAAPARELVYRHHAAEDEATRLRRCEQAGILVSLNNLLTYPWLADKVKTGEVALDGWYFDLNDGTLWGLDAPSNQFVPLVCPLGQQ; encoded by the coding sequence ATGCCACTGGCCGACCCGCTGCTGGAAGGTTTCCGCCGTTTCCAGCAGCAGTACTTCTCTCCCGATAACGACCTGTTTGCCGCGCTGCGCCATGGCCAGCACCCTGTCACGCTGGTGATCGCCTGTTGCGATTCGCGCGTGCATCCACCGGCACTGATGGGCAGCCAGCCCGGCGAGATGTTCGTGATCCGCAACGTGGCCAATCTGGTGCCGCCCTGCTCGCCGGACAACCAGCACGCCAGCGTCGCCGCGGCACTGGAATTCGCGGTGCTCAACCTGCAGGTGGCGCGCATCATCGTGATGGGCCATGCCGGTTGCGGGGGCATTCGTGCACTAATGCAGCGCAGCACGCCCCAGGACAGTGCACTGACGCGCTGGCTGGACATCGCCGCCCCGGCGCGCGAGCTGGTCTACCGCCACCACGCGGCCGAGGACGAGGCCACCCGCCTGCGCCGTTGCGAGCAGGCCGGCATCCTGGTGTCGCTCAACAACCTGCTGACCTACCCGTGGCTGGCCGACAAGGTGAAAACCGGCGAAGTCGCCCTCGACGGCTGGTATTTCGATCTCAACGACGGCACGCTGTGGGGGCTGGACGCACCGTCCAACCAGTTCGTGCCGCTGGTCTGTCCTCTCGGCCAGCAATAA
- the moaA gene encoding GTP 3',8-cyclase MoaA — translation MLSDRFGRTIDYLRISVTDRCDLRCTYCIPKGFKGFEEPSNWLTFDEITRVVAAFSRMGTRRFRLTGGEPLLRRNLPALAASLSALDGVDDLSLTTNATQLSLQAQSLRDAGVNRINVSLDSLRDDCVSRITGSDCLDKVLGGLASASQVGFDSIKINMVPMQGVNDGDIEAMVAFCIEHGFILRLIEAMPMGSTGQHTAGLDLQKLLAQLQPRFGLLPSDKPLGGGPARYWRTPDGRFTLGLITPISQHFCASCNRVRLSVDGTLYMCLGQEERFELRPLLRAGCSDAELEAAIRDAIELKPEKHEFLEQPTRIVRFMSMTGG, via the coding sequence ATGTTGTCAGACCGTTTCGGCCGCACCATCGACTACCTGCGTATTTCAGTCACCGATCGCTGCGACCTGCGCTGTACCTATTGCATCCCCAAAGGCTTCAAGGGCTTTGAGGAACCGAGCAACTGGCTGACCTTCGACGAGATCACCCGCGTGGTGGCCGCATTCAGCCGCATGGGCACCCGCCGCTTCCGCCTCACCGGCGGTGAGCCGCTGCTGCGCCGCAACCTGCCAGCACTGGCCGCTAGCCTGTCAGCACTGGACGGCGTCGACGACCTGTCGCTGACCACCAACGCCACCCAGCTCAGCCTGCAGGCGCAGTCGCTGCGCGACGCCGGCGTCAACCGCATCAATGTCAGCCTCGATTCGCTGCGCGACGACTGCGTCAGCCGCATCACCGGCAGTGACTGTCTGGACAAGGTACTCGGCGGCCTCGCCAGCGCCAGCCAGGTCGGTTTCGACAGCATCAAGATCAACATGGTGCCGATGCAGGGCGTCAACGACGGCGACATCGAGGCCATGGTCGCGTTCTGCATCGAGCACGGCTTCATCCTGCGTCTGATCGAGGCGATGCCGATGGGCAGCACCGGCCAGCACACCGCCGGCCTCGACCTGCAAAAGCTGCTGGCACAACTGCAGCCGCGCTTTGGCTTGCTGCCGTCGGACAAGCCGCTGGGCGGCGGCCCGGCCCGCTACTGGCGCACGCCGGACGGCCGCTTCACCCTCGGCCTGATTACCCCGATCTCGCAGCACTTCTGTGCCAGCTGCAACCGCGTGCGACTGTCGGTGGATGGCACGCTGTACATGTGCCTGGGGCAGGAAGAACGCTTCGAGCTGCGCCCGCTGCTGCGTGCCGGCTGTAGCGATGCCGAGCTCGAGGCCGCCATCCGCGACGCCATCGAGCTGAAGCCGGAAAAGCACGAATTCCTCGAGCAACCGACGCGCATCGTGCGCTTCATGTCGATGACCGGAGGCTGA